In Oryza glaberrima chromosome 8, OglaRS2, whole genome shotgun sequence, the following are encoded in one genomic region:
- the LOC127782578 gene encoding germin-like protein 8-12 yields the protein MASSSLFLLGALLVLASWQAIVAYDPSPLQDFCVADMNSPVRVNGFACKNPMDVSSEDFFNAAKFDMPRNTFNKLGSNVTNLNVMEFPGLNTLGISLARIDYAPMGVNPPHIHPRATELLTVLEGTLYVGFVTSNPNKLFSKVVCKGDVFVFPKAMIHFQMNLDHDKPAVAQSALSSQNPGVITIASAVFGSQPPISDDVLTKAFQVEKKLIDWLQSQFWENNY from the exons ATGGCCTCCTCTTCCTTATTTCTCCTGGGTGCTCTTCTTGTGCTGGCCTCATGGCAGGCCATCGTCGCCTATGATCCTAGCCCGCTCCAAGATTTCTGCGTTGCAGACATGAACTCACCTG TGCGAGTGAATGGATTTGCTTGCAAGAATCCAATGGATGTGAGCTCGGAAGACTTCTTCAATGCAGCCAAGTTTGATATGCCAAGGAATACTTTTAACAAGCTCGGGTCCAACGTCACCAACCTCAACGTCATGGAGTTTCCGGGTCTCAATACCCTTGGCATCTCACTGGCTCGTATCGACTACGCGCCAATGGGTGTGAACCCACCACACATACATCCCCGTGCTACTGAGCTCCTTACCGTGCTTGAGGGAACACTCTATGTTGGTTTTGTCACGTCCAACCCAAACAAGCTCTTCTCTAAGGTGGTTTGTAAGGGTGACGTGTTTGTGTTCCCTAAGGCAATGATTCACTTCCAAATGAACCTAGATCATGACAAGCCAGCGGTTGCCCAATCAGCACTCAGTAGCCAAAACCCTGGAGTTATTACTATTGCAAGCGCGGTGTTTGGCTCACAGCCACCGATCTCCGATGATGTTCTGACCAAGGCGTTTCAGGTGGAAAAGAAGCTAATTGATTGGCTCCAATCTCAGTTCTGGGAGAACAACTACTGA
- the LOC127782094 gene encoding protein FAR1-RELATED SEQUENCE 5-like, with the protein MEFNTVDEAWMFWVSYGGQKGFEVRKRYSNKRKSDGKVRSCRYVCANEGHRKEDKRDHLTKCPRAETRTDCQVCMGVVLDQEKGNYKVADLVLEHNHILQLPKTSHLMVSQRKISELQGFEIETADDAGIGPKAAHQLASIHVGGSLNLSYTLRDHKNYLRGKRQREMVYGQAGSMLMHFQDKIAENPSFQYALQMDSEEQIANIFWVDAKMLTDYAYFGDVVSFDTTFGTNKESRPFGVFVGFNQFRETMVFGAVLLYDETYESFKWLFETFLKAHNGKQPKTIYTDQDSAMGKAIKKVFLESWHGLCTFHIMQNAVKHVAELEDEESSNSPKQTAEDNGEERSILADFSACMFEYEDEETFEQAFSTIRAKASKQSWLDSIYKVKEKWAECYMKDVFTLGWWKIKEKMS; encoded by the exons ATGGAATTCAATACTGTTGATGAGGCTTGGATGTTTTGGGTTAGCTATGGTGGTCAAAAAGGTTTCGAGGTTAGAAAAAGGTACTCAAACAAAAGGAAATCAGATGGAAAGGTTAGGTCATGCAGATATGTTTGTGCAAATGAGGGTCATAGAAAGGAGGATAAAAGGGATCATCTAACAAAGTGTCCAAGAGCTGAAACGAGAACCGATTGTCAAGTTTGCATGGGTGTTGTGCTAGATCAGGAGAAGGGGAATTATAAAGTGGCTGATCTAGTTTTGGAACACAATCACATCCTTCAATTGCCAAAAACCTCGCACTTGATGGTGTCTCAAAGGAAAATTTCAGAGTTACAAGGTTTTGAAATTGAGACAGCTGACGATGCGGGCATTGGGCCCAAAGCAGCACATCAGTTGGCTAGTATCCATGTTGGTGGCTCACTTAATCTCAGTTACACTCTCCGTGACCACAAGAATTATTTACGGGGCAAACGCCAACGAGAGATGGTATATGGTCAAGCAGGAAGCATGCTCATGCATTTTCAAGATAAAATTGCTGAGAACCCGTCATTTCAATATGCATTGCAGATGGATAGTGAGGAGCAAATAGCAAACATATTCTGGGTTGATGCTAAAATGCTCACTGACTATGCATATTTTGGTGATGTTGTCAGTTTTGACACTACTTTTGGAACAAACAAGGAAAGTAGGCCTTTTGGTGTATTTGTTGGGTTCAATCAGTTTAGGGAAACAATGGTTTTTGGTGCTGTTCTACTGTATGATGAGACATATGAGTCCTTCAAGTGGTTATTTGAGACCTTCCTAAAAGCACATAATGGCAAGCAACCTAAAACAATCTATACTGATCAGGATTCTGCAATGGGAAAAGCAATTAAGAAAGTGTTTTTAGAATCATGGCATGGTTTGTGCACTTTCCATATCATGCAGAATGCTGTTAAACATGTAGCTGAACTCGAGGATGAAGAATCCAGTAATTCTCCCAAACAGACTGCCGAAGACAACGGGGAAGAACGAAGTATTCTCGCAGATTTTAGTGCATGTATGTTTGAGTACGAAGATGAGGAAACATTTGAACAAGCATTTAGCACCATAAGGGCAAAGGCGAGCAAGCAAAGTTGGTTGGATAGTATATACAAGGTGAAAGAAAAATGGGCTGAATGTTACATGAAGGATGTGTTCACATTAG GGTGGTGGAAGATAAAAGAGAAAATGAGCTAA